In Gossypium arboreum isolate Shixiya-1 chromosome 6, ASM2569848v2, whole genome shotgun sequence, the following are encoded in one genomic region:
- the LOC108455302 gene encoding uncharacterized protein LOC108455302, whose product MVDAFVNGAILSRSYNEAYKIIERIASNNYQWPTNREISKRRVVGVHEVDALTSLSTQNKLPPKLKDLGSFTVPCNLEESYYGKVLYDLGVNINLIPKSIFKLLRIDEVRPTTVTLQIADRSLAYPEGKMDDVLVRVDKFISPIDFIVLEFEADKEVLIILRRPFLTTRRMLIDVQKRELTMRVQDDQVTFNVLKAMKFPDSAEECLVMEELETLVSIECKSNFEEDPLENTLGSKPLEDGKGNENMALMETNQWSYVQPL is encoded by the exons ATGGTAGATGCTTTTGTAAATGGAGCGATTTTGTCTAGGTCTTATAATGAGGCATACAAGATCATCGAAAGGATTGCTAGCAACAATTACCAATGGCCGACAAATCGAGAAATTTCTAAAAGACGAGTAGTTGGAGTGCATGAAGTGGACGCACTGACTTCACTCTCTACTCAG AACAAGCTACCTCCAAAATTGAAAGACCTTGGAAGCTTTACGGTACCCTGTAACCTCGAAGAATCATACTACGGTAAAGTTTTGTACGACCTTGGAGTAAACATCAACTTGATtcccaaatctattttcaaactGTTGAGAATAGATGAAGTAAGACCCACTACTGTGACACTTCAAATAGcagatcgatctttagcatatcCCGAGGGAAAGATGGATGATGTTCTGGTAAGAGTTGATAAGTTTATTTCTCCTATTGACTTTATTGTGTTAGAAtttgaagcagataaggaagtCCTGATCATCCTAAGAAGACCTTTCCTAACCACAAGAAGAATGTTGATAGATGTGCAAAAAAGAGAACTCACAATGAGAGTTCAGGATGACcaagtaacatttaatgttttgaaGGCCATGAAATTTCCTGATTCGGCAGAGGAATGTTTAGTAATGGAGGAATTAGAAACCTTAGTTTCTATAGAATGCAAGAGCAATTTTGAAGAAGACCCGTTGGAGAACACTTTAGGGTCTAAACCATTGGAAGATGGAAAAGGTAAtgaaaacatggctttgatggaaaCCAATCAGTGGAGTTATGTTCAACCATTGTGA